The genomic stretch tgtgtgaagctttcaaaatcaagcacaagaactcaccagcctatagacctcagatgaatggagccgtagaagctgccaacaaaaacattaagaagatactaagaaaaatggtagagaaccacaaaaagtggcatgagaagttaccctttgccctgTTAGGGTATCGTACCACGGATCACACATCAACCAGAGAAACTCCCtacatgctagtttatggtaccgaggctatcatcccagccgaggtagagattccttccttaagaatcatacaggaagctaaaCTCAATGCAGAGTGGATAAAGAGCCGCTATGAgaaattggcccttatcgatggaaaaaaGATGAACGCAGTTTGTCATGGCCAACTTTATCAACACAGAATGTcgaaagctttcaacaaaaaggtcaaactgagacagttcgcaccaggccagctggtgctgaagaagatcttcccacatcaagatgaagccaaagggaaattatcTCCCAACTtgcaaggtccatacatggttcacagggtactaacaggaggagcactcatacttgcagaaatggatggagaagtctggccaaaaccaatcaattcagacgcagtcaagagatgcTATGCTTAGATTATATACATTTTTCTCTTccgatgtaattgaactacgcttgacctgattcccgtttaagaggggatacgtaggcagccttatgggttcggtcatatcataataaaattttcattttgcCCATGAGCAGAAtatggggcagaattttgaggagggtcctcaaaattctggagcaagtccaaCCAACGCCAACATGTGTCAGACGGTCAGCAACCagttaagaaactagggcagaactTTGAGAAGGGTTCTAGAAATTTCAAAGAAGGCTCGGCAAGATCCATTATCCGCAAACGgtcaaagatcatctaccaaactggggcagaattttgaggaggacctcaaaattccaatatgagatagctgcaatgcctttgagacgtGTTACAGTCACTACTTCATCAAAATTACTCAATATATCAATATGtttttaaaacaaatctatttttcttaaattgcatattttcgaaaactctatttccgtagCAATCAGGTGTTGCCTAGGGGAGACTCGCAAAGGCCGCCAGGATGGAGCAAAGCAAAGCCAGCGGACAAACCACGAACCAACCTCCCACCCACAAAACTTACTATTTTtatttgaacgcaggcacatttgacgtaacgaCATCGCTCGCAAAAGCAAACTCACTATCCATACGGCCATCAGACACTGAATATATCTCCAACTAAGAGATACACTACTCTTATCTactactcgctctttgcatgTGACTAATCCATGTCCCCCATATTTGTGTGAGGCTAATttttgcctccatacctgcatgaggctaatccttgcctccatatctgcatgaggctaatccttgcctccctacctgcatgagtctaatctctgactccatacatacatgaggctaatccccgcctccatatctgcatgagtctaatccttgactccatatttgcataaggctaatccttgcttccatatttgcatgaggctatccctgcctccatacttacaTGGGACTAATTCATGtcccccatatttgcatgaggctaatccctgcctccccatacttgcatgaggctaatccctgcctccctacttgcatgagtctaatccttgcctccctatttgcatgccTCCCCCTGCCTCCCTAATTTCATAAGTCTAATCATTGACTCCATAAccgcatgaggttaatccttgcctcccgacttgcataaggctaatccctacctccatattttcataaggctaatccttgcctcactatttgcatgagtctagtccttgactccatacctgcatgaggctaatccttgcctccctacttgcatgagtctaatcttcgACTCCgaacttgcatgaggctaatccgtgcctccatacttgcatgaggctaatccctgcctccctacttgcataagtctaatccttgactccgtacttgcttgaggctaatccttgcctccacattcgcatgggactaagcactatCCCACTTTGCACATATATTGCTTTATTCTACTATCTATTTGTTttaatcgggctaagctctgtcctccatttcacaagactaatcattgtcttgataacatcatgactattgcatatcatgggttgcaatatcgccaatctatccaaaggcgtcatagtctaaaaggcatcatcttcatagccggaagacaccatgccatggcctgaggatttctcaaatttgcataccattattcaaaggcgtcatggttcggaggcaccattttcatgggccgagaacatcatttcatgtctTGCAAATCTCTCatcaaacaattcatggcccaggacatcctGGTTAAAGGACGCCAcccctaaccgtccgaagaccaCTTTCATAGttcaacgggaacttgcatcatgtttaatttatgcacagtatacgtTGGTATTGCTTCTATTTGCAAGTAACCCAGCGAGCAACGACTATcccagcaggagcgatctcgctccaatTCTCTcatccatatcaaacctaaccattcacgtaaaccgttcactcacccatccctagatgttgcgtccgttcttgaaatgacttcatcggtatacttTGCCGATAAATTCGGAACTACATACGGACTGATTCCTGTAagatcagggatatgtaggcagctcaaaagccGGAGTACGGCCTAATCTCTTGAACCGTTTTGCTcagtcaaaattgaccatcatttctttgcccgaaaactctttcatcctacccgggtaaagaggggtagctatTGATGCCCAGTTTttccccaaaatattttaaaattgcgtATATACCTTCAAAATTATGCATTAATATCAATtgatatttttctataattttcctatatttttattaatttatctagcattttatttccaataaataattacaaaatggcaTTACAAAAAATTTTCAAAAGCATCTCTTGATTTAACTTTTTATTTATAGTCTTATTTGaatcaaattatttcataattagcAAAATTGGTATCTTTTGGCTATatttgcaataactttgcaattatagcccaatcatATGATTTTATGCTATTTTTTGACCGAAAATTAATCATTTGTATTTTAAAATACTAAGTAAGCATTTTTAACTATTTccattaaaaaaaattcattttttacAATTATcagctatttttataaattgttttattttatttaattgggtatttaacaaatagccaatTCCATTTTTCAATCCTAGCCTAATTGAATCAGATCCCAACTGAATTAAATTAGCCTAatacccaggcccaaacctaaatcCTACCTGAACTAATCCCTGgtccaatctggaccgttgatcaattctAATCAACGGTCTAGGTCCCCATTTCCTTAATTAACCTAAATGACTCCCAACCCTCATTCCCATCCTCTCATTTTCTCTCATCCTCTCCTCCGTTACATCTTTGATCTCTATTAAAATCCTCTCTGCTAAACCTAGCTCCTCCCACCGGTCGTTGGCTCGCCGGTAAccatggtggtctcaccaccatCCCCAGCCCCATGGCTCTCTTACTATGACAGTTTGTTGTTGTCTTGAGGTCCTTAAGGGAACTAGAAGGCGGTTCACTCACCTCCCATTGTTTCTATGCCATTCTCAGGCCACCTTGGCCCGTCCGAGTAAGATCTTTCTATTTTCCAGCtagatctatggcttctaagCCGGAATCTCTCCAGCTCTGGGTTCTCTCACTGAAACCCTGATTTTGACTCTTGATTTCTAAGATTTGTGACAAGATCTGAGTTTATTCGAGTTATCTTTACTGTTTTCTTAAAGATTTCTCCGATTTCTTCTAAAATGACTCTTGGTCTTCAAGCTAGGGTTTCTTTACCCCTTTTCAAAATAGGTTTATTTAAGTTTTCGTTTTATCCGATTcattatgttgaaaaccctaatttcttagttcTAATCTTGGGTTTCTGAGTTTTGTTTTGATAACGTGTTTAGTTAATCTATATGTTTCTGTGATtctgtgatttttaccctatgaTTACTTGTTAGGGTTTCTGATTATGGTTATCCCTGCCTATTGTGTGATTTCACCCTATTTTGTTCACCAATGTTTTtgattcttcacttctcctacCTGTATCATGCTTATTCTACTAATTCAGACT from Nicotiana sylvestris chromosome 12, ASM39365v2, whole genome shotgun sequence encodes the following:
- the LOC138883529 gene encoding uncharacterized protein — protein: MVENHKKWHEKLPFALLGYRTTDHTSTRETPYMLVYGTEAIIPAEVEIPSLRIIQEAKLNAEWIKSRYEKLALIDGKKMNAVCHGQLYQHRMSKAFNKKVKLRQFAPGQLVLKKIFPHQDEAKGKLSPNLQGPYMVHRVLTGGALILAEMDGEVWPKPINSDAVKRCYA